The Sabethes cyaneus chromosome 3, idSabCyanKW18_F2, whole genome shotgun sequence DNA window TTAGAGTACTTTCACAATACAATACGATATCgaaaaaaatagtttctttATATCTAATGCCGCTGTTCGCTGTATACGCTGGTGAACAACGACTGTCTTTTGCCTTTTGTAAACTTCGCCGCTGGTTGTTTTTTGACCAAAAAGTTTAATAGTTCTTCTCCAGACAGAGAATTAGCACTTATTTCATCCAATCCTTCCTCATCTATGTAATGGTCTTCGCTCGGTGCGGCACTGCTGGTACATGCATTAATACTATTTGTTAATGCCCATTGATCTGCCGCTTCCCCTATAGTCGCGAAGTAATTTCCATCATCCGAACCATCACCGTTTTCAGCACATACTCTTACATCATCTGAGTCGTCTTCTGTGAAATTCTGCCCGATTATCCTGACTTGGACGCTTGAACATCCAACACCAGTATCGCCACAACCACCTTCGGGGAAATTTTTGTGAACCGTTTCCAATTCTTCGTTAAGTTCGACAATATCGTTCAGCTGGCTGGTTAGTTCGCTGTCTCCGATCGTACGCTCCAGCATGTGTGATCGCTTAGAATATCGCGAAATATCCGTAGAATTCACCGATTTTGGGTGACGATCCCGAGCACTATGGAAACATAGGTCTGATTTGGATCCCGCATTGCCGCGAACATTTTGCTGATTGGAAGTACGCACTCTACTTGTGAACAGTTGCGAAGGCTTCGGAAAAGCTTCACTTTTACTTTTCCACACAGATAACCGGCCGCTTTTCGGGCGATCCTTTGCACGGTGATTGCTGCGAATGAGTGCGTCACGTCttgaattgtaaaaaaatatgacagtaatataagtttttttttctaaatagcGAATTGGACAAAAAGTACTTACTCTAGAATAATCTTGTCGTAGTCTTGCCGTAGTTTGCTTAGCTCAACCGCACATTCCATTTGCTGCCTATGAAGCCGTTCGATCATCAGTTGCATCTGCGTGTTTTTGTGTCGCTCGGCAGTAATTTGCAGATTTAAAAACTTGATTTGTTCAGCAGGTTTCATTTTAACCTCCCTAGTTATTCCCTTAGACATTGATTGGCTGCTGTCTGAGGAGTCCAGCTCAACTCCTAGAATTTGCTGTATTTCTCTACTAGCTTCAATCGAAATTCCCGAGTTTGCCCGAATATCAAACTTCTCGATAATTTTATTGATGTTCAAACAGTCAACTACAGATTTAGCCCCCAGGTCCGTCAGACCACTGTTTCTGAAATGTATCTGCTTTATCCATACGTCATCCTTCAGAACTTCCGTGAGTTCTATCAAACCCTCATCTCCGATTGATGGGTTACCGTTGAGCATTATATAACGCAGTCCTTgcattttgtcagtttccacGTCCCCGTAGCGAAGAGAAAACTGCCAGCTTTGAGCAAAGCGCTGAATTTTCTGATGTTTTATTAGAGTTGCTACAGCGTGACATCCTTTAGCCGTAAGCTGACAAGTGGATAAGTTCAGCGATTCAATCTTAGGCAAATGTCTCACAGCATCGCAAACGGATTCACATCCGTCGTCACCGATTAGGCTGCGTACAAAACTCAATTCGGTGAtggaatcattttgttgtaagCCCTAAGAACAACATACAATTTATAGAGACATCAAATGATGGGTCAAAGTAAAGTACTTATGATAAACTCACATTCACTAATGCTGTCATATGTATGATTGGGATAGGTAATGCTTCTAAGATGAATACTCGCACCACCTGATTGGCCACCAAAAATTGTCCCAAGCAGTCAAACAAACGGGACATTACTCGTTTCGTTATTGCGGAAGGACGATCAGCTGTCGAATCAGTCCTTTGACAGGCATTATCGGAAGCTGGAAACATTTACGTTTACAATTTACAAATCTTTCGTAAAAATTCATCAACTTTCTACCATACCATCATGAGGATATTTCCGCAATCTAACAGCAAGCATCTCCAACGATGTGTCCTCCAACAATGCGTCGATCATCAACAACCAGTCGCATTCCTTGAAACGATCGCCGTAGAAATTCAGCGCTGGAACTCGCTGCTGTGGCCCGGTTTTACACTTACGACCCGCAGCCGTAGCCCCACTGCCGGTTAGCTCCACCAGCGGTGGGAAGTTTTTCGCCCGACAAAGAGCCAAATATCGGCGATGAAAACCTTTACTGCGCCAGTTCACCTTGCCATGCCGTGCATGTTTACTATTCTCAACGGATGGCATTTTTTCGAGTGTCATGCTGTATAAAGGCAAAAAGGAATTGCTGGGAAAAGTTGTGTAACGAAAACTAACTcgatgagaaaaaaaaacgcgacCGTTGAAAGTGACAGATTTTTTTCGGATTAGCATAGCTTACTAAGGTAGATTAGCGACATTGAAAAGATCGACGATGAATAAAAAATGGAACATAACTAAAATCAATCAGCAACAAATATTTATAGTTTGCTTTCGTATTGAACTACCGAATAGTAgatttcaaaaagtaatcgccttcaaaaattatatttggTCTGGATTCCATTCCAGTTGTTACCGATAGAATTTTCCTTTAGATCTGAAAGGAAAGCGAATCAAGCATATTGATGGAAGAAGGCAATTCGCGTCCTTTATGCTAGTTGTCTCAAGGTCAGGTGGCGCACGCAGGGATCCAAAATTGAAGAAACTAAAGGACACAAAATGATTTCCCGAGCAGCTAAAGCTTCTTAGGAAACAAAGTCAAGCAAATTGATTAGTTCTACTATGAAACTGTGCCGAGTTATGGCAGcacaaaaagataaaaagtgCCCTCACAAATTGAAAGTTTTCTATGAGAGGctgttccgtgatcgtcgtaagggggccggttaccaacgggactgtgatattgTTATGCAATATATAAACACGTGTTGCGATTtgcacaccaccgccagcggcggtggctgcgaacggactgaactTAAGACTCACATTTATTACCCTATTTATAGGTACATCGCTTGATAATAGCTTATTGTCACTatatctagccagaacaacaatgagacaaagcgctattgttgttctgctagatgtgaaggtcaacgcggtcatattgcggctttgtgccgcaacagaGGCTTTTTCTGAAGTATGATCCAGCGACGTTGTCGCCTATATAAAACAAATTCGTAGCATTGGCAATAGATTTGAAGGTGTAGAaagcgacaaagtgtttgtgtTAACGTATGCAAAAACATGGTCTGATTTTGTATGGCGATGGAAAAAAACTACGAAAAATAATTCAATGGAAcaattttgaattgttttaaATTGTTGGATTGTTGTTTTGAATGAGTTTTTTCTGCACATTTTGTGCAGTGCCATAAACATTGTGGCAGGCGAAAATAGTCAagtaactacgctcgatgctttgttcgtactgacAACTCCATTTCGGAGCGAAGAAACTGGTCATCGTGTGTTGCGGTCAAAACCGCAGGACAGGCAACACTTTCCCTGTCGCAAAGTGATGCTCGCGGGTAGTTCAATGAAACTTGCAACACCACGGGCGCACAGGATATAGGCGGacaaaaattagaaattacTATAAGGTAACCAAATTTGTGCAAGtcgttgatttttttcatcgttttattcattttcatgaTTTAAAGCTACCATATGAGTAAGTTGAAGTTGTTTGCAGTTGTTTTGTagcttactgccttatactgagttgacggtcaaataaacattagcatcactACGCCTTgttttgtccatcattttcgaaagaaccCACAGTGGTCCACAACCTCTTGCCCAGCATCttctacccctacctcctcgtggtaccagccggaatacgagaaacctcggtggagatcgcctaatcaaccccggtggaaaccaaggtcgtatgctgacaggggaggagggcttcttcgagctacgttggccctccggcgatactgtggggttggttgcgggttTTGCAAGTCTGAACCACTAAAAACCCAAAGTAATGGattccgtaagtaataataactctaatcggtacaatcggcaaagacccaggcgacgaaaacggactaacgattggaaattatgaACACGGAAATGTCgttctctaaatttcctcggaagtgcCCGAGAAAAGAAGAGCCGCAAGCTCGACattgtagcgctgcaggaggtatgctggaaagaaaCGATGGTACGTATTTAtaaagatggtcataccatctaccagagctgcggcaatacacacgagctgggcacagcttttatagcgatgggcgagatgcagaagagAGTGATCAGGTGGTGGCCGCTcagcccccgaatgtgcagattaagaatcaagggccgattctttaatattagcataataaacgtgcacagtcctcacctcggaagtaccgaagatgacaaagacgaattttacgtgcagctggagcgtgaatacgaccgctgcccaagacatgatgtcaaaattgtcatcggggactgtaatgctcaggttggtcaggaggaggaattcaaaccggtgattggacggttcagcgcacatccacaaacgaacgaaaacggcctaagacttgtcgacttcgccgcctccaagaacatggccatacgtagtatctTCTTTCAGCatcagcataacctctaccatcgggaCACCTGGAGTTCACCTAACCAGACAGagtcacaaatcgaccacgttctgatagaagGTTGGCACTTTTCAgatattatcgacgtcagaacctatccgggcgctaacattgattcggatcactacttAGTGATAGTAAAgatatgtcaaaaaatatctgCTGTGAACAACATAGGATACTAGTGCCGGCCatggtataatctagcgcgactgaagcaaccggatgtcatcgaaaactacgcgttatctctcgaaaccgcgctgccggaagagggtgagcggaatgaagcccctcttgaggactgttggaatgccatgaaaacagccattaacagcggagaacgtcctatgtcgtgtggcaccgaatcgacgtaacgaatggtttgacgaggaatgccagcagatattggctgagaagaacgcagcgcggatgcaaatgctgcgtagagccacccgcctcttcaaggagaaaaaacgccatcaagaggagaaggagtgcgaagaacttgaGCAGCTGTACCACTTTCaagacacacggaagttctatcagaggaGACTCAACGattctcgcaaaggctttgtgccgcgggccgaaatgtgtagAGATAAAGATGAAGGTATCCTGACTGACGACTGtgtggtgatcgaaaggtggaagcgcTTTCTACGATGAACATCTGAATGCcctgcaggcggaagaccatgatagcagaggaagtgaccacattggtgtagcaagcaacgaagatgtacCACCCCCAGCggtaagggaagttaaagaggctatccagcggctgaagaacaacaaagcagctgggaaaggatggcattggagcggaacttattagaATGGGCCCTGACAAGTTGGCTGGCTGTCTGCATTAACTGATTGTTAAGATTTGAGATACGGAACGActtccggaggagtggaaagacggggttatctgccctatcgaCAAGCCAAGGTGATAAGcaggattgtgagaactaccgagcgatcaccatCCTGAATGCCACCTACAAATTGCTgttccaagtcatcttccaccgactatcgccaatagtcaatagatttgtgggaagttaccaggtcggtctacaacggaccatatcttcaccctgcggcagatcctccagaagagCCGCGAAtttcgagtccccacgcatcgaTTCATCGATTTAAAGCcgtatatgatagcgtaaaccgacaagagctatggaaaattttggacggaaACGGCTtgccgggtaagcttactagacttttcatggctacgatggatgggatccagtgctgcgTGAGATTGGGTGGAtcgtcggacccattcgaatctcgcggGGGACTtcaacaaggagatggtctttcctgcctgctgttcaacattgcgcttgaaggtgttatatgacgagcggcgatcgatgcgatgcggggcacgattttcaataaattcagtcaatttatctgctttgctgacgacgtggatgttgtcgccagaacatttgaggcagtggaagatcagtaccccagactaaaacgcgaagcagagaagattggattgaagataaatatgtctaaaatgaagtatatgctagcgggcgggaccgagcgcgacagggccggcttgggcagtaccgtggcaATCGACGGGAATAAGTTCGAGGTAGTttacgagttcgtataccttggctcactggcaacagaggacaataataccaaccgtgagattaaaaggcgtattatcagcggaagtcgggcctactacggactccacaaacacttcggtttcggtcgaacaatctgagcgcccgtacaaagtacacactgtacaaaacgctaattagagcggttgtcctctacgggcacgtaACGCGGACACTGCTAGAGGAGGACCTAAGCActcgaagttttcgaacggcgggtgctaagaaccatttttggcggagtgcaagagaacagcgtatggaggcgaagaatgaaccacgagctcgcgcgtctctacggcgaataCGTTATTCTGAATGTGGTTAaagcggaactggagaccagctgccgtggaccgaaatagatggagaaattatactgcgtagaccttgtcgtaagacgttaggccaattaagtaccTATGTAAGTGATTTtcttcgctttgagaattgttgcgtcacgtcacatgcacaaatatctctgcACTGAAATAAATGATGTGGTACAATAAacagttttaaaattgtttttagaAATACCATGTTCGTAATTTGTCATTATATAAAAATATGTTGTTGAAAATGCGATAAATGTTGACGAAATTACTACGTAGTCATGTTAAAGACCATAGTATTTTGGACtattttttgcatttaaatCGTTGCATTTAAATTTACTatgtcatatatttttgtcaaaCACATTTTTGTCAGTGTCACCATACGTATTGTAAAAATAAACCCGCAAGCGATTGTTGATACTGTCAAAATTGTAAATGCAATTGAAAGCGACGCTAacgaattttataattttacgCGTGAGTTTCGAGTACGGTTCGGTTTTTGTTGTGATagaattaattttgttttaaacataAACGATGCagaaaaagttgaaattatCGTTGATGACATTCTGGCAGACCCAGTACTGATTGAAGGTGAGACTcaaaatgttttgtttattacctATATATTATTGATGCTACTTTCAGCCCATGATGAAATTCCGGAGCTCCGGGATATTATTGTAAATAAGTGGAAATTGGATACATCTGTTTATTCCATTTTAATCGGTAAGTTACCATTCACATTCAACGCATGTGCTTTTAGTGGAAGTATAAGTCAATGCAGTAAACCGTATattatttgttttctttatgaCAAAATACGGTACCAAATGATTTGCAACTTCCAATTGTCTCCCGCCGTCATATGATGAATGCGGATTGTTTTCTCTATGACATCGCGAAACACTCGAATCGCGTAACGCTCGATTGGAAAACCTTTTTGTTGCTGGTTTTATAAAAACTTCTAACTTGACAAATTTAGGTCTATCTCAGGCTTTAAAAGATTTAATCGGCGTACTTATTGACATAGAGCAAAATGGAATTGAATTGGAAAACTGTGGTAGGAAGATTTGTGTATATTTCGTCCTAATGGGTATATCAGAAGATAATTTTGGGAATAAATACTTTGATGGGATACGCCCCGTCGTTTAGCTCATTGATGTATTGTAGATTCTGCACTATGAACAAATATGAATCGCAAACGAATGTAAGGCTTGACGTAAATTGTACTCGTGATAAAAACAATTATGCTGTTGATGTCCAAAAACCTTTCCAACAATCAGGCATAAAAGAGGTATCTGCGTTTAATAATTTAAAGCATTACCACCGTTGTAGAATTTGCTTGTGTCGATATAATAATGCACGACTTCTCATGGAATTTGCAACTATGACGTGTCTCTTGTATTGTCGTAGATGATTAAAAAATTATATATATCCTTGAAAACAATTATCTACCGCATACAAATGTTCGAGTttaaagaacagaaaaagaaacacttttaaaataattaccAAAGAACAAATTAAATCTACTAATTTTAAAATGACCGCTAGAGGAATGATGATTTTCGTGCACTATTTTCCTTTAATTTTCGGGGACTTAATTCCAGACAAAATATGGAACTTTATTTTATCATTAGTTGAATTAGTAGGAATGATAATGCTTCCAAGTTTCAACGACGAATTACTTTGTACTTTGGAAGAACAAATAATATGTCACCACACGCTGTATAGAGAAATATTTGGAGAAACTCCTAAACCCAAGTATCACATTGTGCTACATTATGTTCAGACAATCAAAAAATAGGTCCTCCGCGATACACATGGAGCCTTCGCTTCGAAGCATTCCACCAAATATTTAGAAAATATTGCCGAAACATAACATCTAGACGTAACATTTGCTTTACGCTTTGTACGAAggctaatttaatttttctgaataataTACGAAATCTGAATCATTTTAAAATTCCCATTGTTTACAATAAGTTTAAGGCTTATAGAGTTATCTTATTTTCCAACGTTAAATTTAACAGGTGCATTGCTAAATACGAGATTTAATGCTACACGCGCAGTTACCTACAGAAGCACAGATTATAAAGAAGGGCAGTTTCTAACAAAGTCAACAATGAATTTCAAAGACATACAATTATACCTATCAAATCAAAGATCTATTAATTTCAAACACTATTTTATATATAGCTTGTCAGAAATGGCGTATAGAAGAATATTCGAGCCATTTTGCATCTTTTAAAGTATCAAGAGATTAGCCAATGTTTCATATACATAGTTTATATAGACGAATACGACGGACCTCCAATACATGTTTACAATGTACAGGGAAAGCAGTTATTTTAGGCTTAAGAAATACTTTATGTAAACAGTTTTAAGCATATTAAATATAATTCTTTGAAAACCCACCCAATTTGActcatatttttaataataaaacaaaaatgtagaATGTAGTCTGCACAAATCAATTGGTGTTATGTATTTGAATCGACCCTTCAATATAGTATTTTCTACTGCGGAACTGCTCTCAGTGTGGTTCCGTACAATAcgacagttccgaacaaatttttgcagtacttatatggatacaatctggcaagaggaaaggatgaccgctcacttttctgtgacgttacactttcaggacatcaatttggactagatttaatgtttaaaaataaaaccggttgaaggaaaggggtggtgttatactttaacaaaattgtttactttcaggacatcaaattgaactgcaTTCAATGTTCAAACGGTAAAATCGGTTGAAAAAGAAAAGTGGTTTTGCACTTCGGCGTGCTTGCCAAGCACCGGTACCAAagtggtgtttttttttgttcataatGCTAATGTGAAAATCACCTAGCTGCATTTCACAGTTTCCACTAATCAGCTTATTCCGCAATTTGTTGACTAGATGCGCTGTATCTTGGATGCAAATGGGACCTTTTACATTATTCATTATAAAATATGGTTCCCACAGAGAATGTTTGGCCTTTAAAAGTGGATGACGGAACGAGAGACATCATCATCTTCTGTGGTTAAacattttattcttttactatTTCTGCCACTGGCAGGATACACTTTTTTTCACTCATAGTAAATTCAAAATCTTGTCTACGGTTCGCATCGCCAAATTCTGCGATATTTAATTTATGCTCACAGCAATAGGATTGGGCAGTTTGCAAACctttttttttcagttccaATTCTAGTTGTGCAATTTTTTCCTCAGGTAATTTGCTGATACACAGCGAGGCTGATAAGTCGAccatatttaaaataaattgagTTTGTTCCGCAAGTTTGCTGACGATACCAATTTCGTTTTGGATTAATGTCCGCCAAGGAGGTGTGCAATGACGTCAAAAAtatcacccacaccatgatccgtggtggagctggcagtacgatcAAAGCATCGAGCGTTATCTGACTCACAGTTGACACAGTTGTCTGGCacccttgcgacgtggtcggcccaaCGTAGTCTCTTGACaattgccaggtgtacgatgggagtctctccaagcaACGTCTGCAACTCGTGGCTCATACGTCTACGCcgctcttcgctttccgtttttaCTCCACAAAAAATAGGCTGCAAtttacctttcgttcaaatacggcaagtgcccgtatgtcttccgtaaacaaagttactatcacctttattcttgtttgcggccatatcctgcattcgtacgaatacagtggactctaggaaaagttaatcgattggggaatgagtCGGCAACTGCCCGgtacaaaagtttaatttaaccCCAGCTATGATGAAACTCTGTATGAAGTTGTGAAAAGGCAATAATAaacgagaaataaagatagaaggaaaacacacgtgCGTGAATGAACGGTTTGGAcaagccaaaaattaactttttagagtgtcgCATGAGTTAATatttgcttaacttttctgaacaattaacttttcagagagttaacttttctgtGAGTGCACTGtagtttgtttcgaacgaatcgggaagcaccaTTCTCATATTCGAATAAACAAAAGGGAGGGGGTTCTAATGTTCGttttgattcgaacgaaaacaagaatacggatcggcttaactttcgaacgaattaatattttttgaaacgatgcttCTACaactgatgaagggacggtaggggaaagaaatgaatttttttttgtgaaggaggggaagagcggaaaggaaggaggtattggtagctacgcttgacaagtagtcatcaattgtagaaccatcgtttcaaaaaatattaatatatatgtatgaccgcatttcaaggtcaagactaaaaacttgagattagtctattacataggaacggggccttcgctcgaaaacccgcgccgagaaacgcggctaacacacgctgacagacaaacaacgtcacacgcagtaccttgcaagtcgtaagggccggcatagtgtcgtcgtcctgccagtaaaaaaaactagttagatttaaacttctcgctcggtggtaatctgcaattgatgtaggaagcggcacaatatgtgtcgataacccaaccaaacgcgtggCTTTCTTGAGAAATGGATTTTGCAGTTTCCTTTTATCCAGTgcatctatggttcaaaggtacaagtaccagcaaaccacatgccctggcgggtgttgtgggttcgaatccggttataatctcaaattatagcttggttcgactcatgcgccttccagcattggacaaaaggtaggagtcaaaatgactacttgtcaagcgtagctaccaatacccccctcccccttcctttccgctcttcccctccttcacaaaaaaaaatttcatttctttcccctaccgtcccttcatcaattgtagaaccatcgtttcaaaaaatattaatatatatgtatgaccacatttcaaggtcaagactaaaaacttgagattagtctattttcgaacgaatatcattcgaacgtaaacaagaataagggtgtaTGTCAGATCCATAGAAGGCTACAGGTCTGATTAGCGTGTTGAGCATCGTCTGCTCTGTGGAGCGGCGTATGCTAGTTAATCGAAGCATCTCGCGTAGGGAAAAGAAGGCACGACTGCCACCTTGTGAAAGCGTCGTttaatcttcttactcgtatttttgtcggtggtgaccagagatcccaatcAAATGAactcaaccacttccagttcatcggcCTTAATAATCGTTGTTTCATCTGCGACCTCTtactaccatatatttgattttcgacacattgatttgtaatccaatCCTCATAGCTTCCATTTTCTGGCGTAGATTATGGTCTGTAAAGCAATTTACATGAATTTCAGGTGCTAGTTAATGgaaaaattaatcaaatttactgagatcgcacgtaaactagcTAGTATGAGTGCAAactaccaacaattcacgtgaacgttacatgaaaagtgcggTGGATGAAAATTATCTATGTTTTCACGCAAACttctaaattttttttgagTTTACTAACAAATCCCAGAACACGAATTTCAC harbors:
- the LOC128740325 gene encoding protein Cep78 homolog, with protein sequence MTLEKMPSVENSKHARHGKVNWRSKGFHRRYLALCRAKNFPPLVELTGSGATAAGRKCKTGPQQRVPALNFYGDRFKECDWLLMIDALLEDTSLEMLAVRLRKYPHDASDNACQRTDSTADRPSAITKRVMSRLFDCLGQFLVANQVVRVFILEALPIPIIHMTALVNGLQQNDSITELSFVRSLIGDDGCESVCDAVRHLPKIESLNLSTCQLTAKGCHAVATLIKHQKIQRFAQSWQFSLRYGDVETDKMQGLRYIMLNGNPSIGDEGLIELTEVLKDDVWIKQIHFRNSGLTDLGAKSVVDCLNINKIIEKFDIRANSGISIEASREIQQILGVELDSSDSSQSMSKGITREVKMKPAEQIKFLNLQITAERHKNTQMQLMIERLHRQQMECAVELSKLRQDYDKIILERDALIRSNHRAKDRPKSGRLSVWKSKSEAFPKPSQLFTSRVRTSNQQNVRGNAGSKSDLCFHSARDRHPKSVNSTDISRYSKRSHMLERTIGDSELTSQLNDIVELNEELETVHKNFPEGGCGDTGVGCSSVQVRIIGQNFTEDDSDDVRVCAENGDGSDDGNYFATIGEAADQWALTNSINACTSSAAPSEDHYIDEEGLDEISANSLSGEELLNFLVKKQPAAKFTKGKRQSLFTSVYSEQRH